A stretch of the Lolium perenne isolate Kyuss_39 chromosome 3, Kyuss_2.0, whole genome shotgun sequence genome encodes the following:
- the LOC127345652 gene encoding uncharacterized protein, with amino-acid sequence MAAPRERARLEYLNSQEPGDASQASAIDIVDMLLAEDDDTEAFQTITVEPVSATKSVSTLGSKVAKCLAKRADHSLPLEKAGIFDWFDTPNQDARIASNILRENAIVHVKNRISYFDSQRCGGYGSGTRAGEMLECIDEDLGMDCLKKPEQAAVTDDLYEAYDIGPNTQMAAEAMEELFNASPVSYNVMEHEHPENSLGKETKVDSLCPVNSPVQNQMLACLPQSSERMTSQLTRLKVDDIEMTNGESSIPLTNHPSKSKPRKNTKHMTGKAKTRIESGVVKGAINYEVSEVTMGSGANDSKIPCLLGKDATIHPKRKRTSMFTSGSTKVEFSKATRSTAEGAKTAQVAKLSAAKPSRDQDTIKGMKMIHQSSFANLKASAANSPDVSVRIIATRSKARGIQKETSDFNQFEGTFSTGIEKQSTSQQKDHDSTSKNRAPLRELSSTESQSRTHKSKKVPKRGLLQSPGSRELASLFGNEVSPVLPSGRRRKRSMSSVRVLFSQSMDSETIKDQTKILAHFGLPVVTTISEATHFVAKKFARTRNMLEAMAMGIPVVTPSWLECCDGARCFIDEKKYIMRDTKKEKELHFSMPVSLSRACKNPLLEGRRVLITPNAKPSKELLKILIVAAGGKPLEKITVSMMKNRSFEGVFVISCEQDRSICLPFVKNGLEIFDSELVLNGIVVQKLEFERFRLFHD; translated from the exons AAAGTAGCTAAGTGCTTGGCAAAAAGGGCTGACCACAGTTTGCCACTTGAGAAGGCGGGTATTTTTGACTGGTTTGATACCCCCAACCAGGATGCTCGCATAGCCAGTAACATTTTGAGGGAAAATGCAATAGTTCATGTCAAAAATAGAATTTCATATTTTGACTCCCAGAGATGTGGTGGCTATGGATCAGGTACAAGGGCTGGGGAAATGCTAGAATGCATTGATGAGGACTTGGGCATGGACTGCCTGAAGAAACCAGAACAGGCAGCTGTTACCGATGATTTATATGAAGCATATGATATTGGGCCTAATACTCAAATGGCAGCTGAAGCGATGGAAGAATTGTTCAATGCATCACCTGTCAGTTACAATGTCATGGAGCATGAACACCCGGAAAATTCTCTGGGGAAAGAAACCAAAGTGGATTCATTATGTCCAGTAAATTCGCCAGTTCAGAACCAAATGCTAGCCTGTTTACCTCAGAGCTCAGAGAGAATGACATCACAGCTTACGCGCCTCAAGGTAGATGACATAGAAATGACAAATGGTGAAAGTTCAATCCCTTTGACGAACCATCCCAGTAAGTCAAAACCCAGGAAGAATACAAAACATATGACAGGGAAAGCGAAGACAAGGATCGAGAGTGGGGTTGTAAAAGGAGCCATAAATTATGAGGTGTCAGAAGTAACCATGGGATCTGGTGCAAATGACTCAAAGATTCCTTGTTTACTAGGTAAAGATGCTACAATCCATCCTAAAAGAAAGAGAACATCCATGTTTACCTCAGGAAGCACAAAAGTTGAGTTCAGTAAAGCTACCAGATCAACTGCAGAGGGAGCCAAAACTGCACAAGTTGCAAAGTTATCAGCAGCCAAACCATCAAGAGACCAGGATACCATAAAAGGCATGAAAATGATCCACCAGTCTTCCTTTGCTAATCTGAAAGCATCAGCTGCtaactctcccgatgtttctgtgCGAATTATAGCAACTCGTAGCAAGGCCAGAGGAATTCAGAAAGAAACTTCAGACTTCAATCAGTTTGAAGGAACTTTTAGTACTGGAATAGAAAAACAATCCACATCTCAACAGAAAGACCATGACTCTACTTCGAAGAATAGAGCACCACTGAGAGAGCTAAGTAGCACAGAGTCCCAATCTAGGACACATAAATCAAAGAAGGTACCGAAGAGAGGCCTGCTGCAATCACCAGGTTCCAGAGAGCTTGCTAGTCTTTTTGGGAATGAGGTATCTCCAGTTTTGCCATCAGGCAGGCGAAGAAAGAGAAGCATGTCCTCAGTCCGTGTTCTTTTCAGTCAAAGCATGGACAGTGAAACCATCAAAGACCAGACAAAG ATATTGGCACACTTTGGATTGCCAGTGGTAACAACTATTTCAGAGGCTACACATTTTGTTGCTAAAAAGTTTGCTCGTACAAGAAACATGCTAGAAGCAATGGCCATGGGTATACCTGTAGTCACACCATCATGGCTTGAATGCTGTGATGGAGCAAGGTGCTTCATTGATGAGAAAAAATACATAATGAGAGATACAAAGAAGGAGAAAGAGCTACACTTCAGCATGCCTGTCTCCCTAAGCCGAGCCTGCAAAAACCCATTGTTAGAG GGTAGAAGAGTACTAATCACGCCAAATGCAAAGCCTAGCAAGGAGCTTTTGAAGATTTTAATAGTGGCAGCTGGTGGCAAG CCTTTGGAGAAAATTACAGTGTCTATGATGAAAAATAGGAGTTTTGAAGGAGTCTTTGTAATCTCTTGTGAACAAGACCGCAGCATCTGTCTACCGTTTGTTAAAAATG GTTTGGAAATATTCGACTCGGAGCTTGTGCTGAATGGAATTGTCGTCCAGAAGCTAGAGTTTGAAAG GTTCCGCCTTTTCCATGATTAA